From Bacteroidota bacterium:
TAGATCTGTATATCCTTTTTTGAATCTACGGATTCAAGGAATAACAACTGACCCATGATAATGTTCGAAACATAATCGTTGATGCCTGTACCCATAAAAATAATCCGGTCCATCATCAAACGCGAAAAGATGTCCATTGAAGCTATGTTCAACTGACGCTCTTCGATAACGGTTGGCGATATATAATCATCGTGAATGGACATATAATTATGCAGCGTTGAGCTGCTGATACCAAGATGCTTTACAGCGTATTTTTTGAATTCGTCTTTGGGGAACATAGTTTATTTCGTTTAGTATGTTTACAATTTTGAAAAGTCGTCGAAAGAGATATCTTTCTTATCGAGTGAGAATTTAGTTTTAAAAAGTTCCATTACTTTATTTCCATACAGCTGCTCAAAAATACGCTTACTCTCTTCTTCATTCGCCAGGATACGCTTTACGCTGTTTTCCAATTCGCTTTCTTCAATGTCCTTCATGTTATAACGCTTGTACTGCTCCCGGATAAGTTTCCGGATATGTTCAGTAGCCTCATCAGCACTTACTTTTATTTCATTGTCCTTTATGATCTTATTCTCTATCAATTGCCATTTTAACGAGTCGGCATAACGATCGTACTCGGCACTCACCTGCTCGTATGTTATAGGCTTATCGTTAGCGGCTACCAGCCAGCGTTTCAAAAATTCATCCGGAAGTTTTACTGTCACCTTGTTCTTAACGGCTTCAACCGCATCCGTATAAAATTTTCGCTCGCTTTCATTCGCATAAAGGCGAACGAGTTCATCTTTTATACGCTCACGAAATTCATCAACCGTTTTTACCTGGTCTTTACCATAAACCTTTTCAAACAACTCCTCTGTTAATTCAGACGGCTGAAGGCGGGAAATATTTTTAACGGTGAACTGAAATTTAGAAGTGATTTTTTCAGCTACCTCTTTATCGACACCTAACATAGCGGCCCTGTCGGCTATATTTTCAGTTAATTTAACCACATCTACCACCACTTTATCATCTTTTTTAAGACCAATCAAAGGTTTTGATGCTTCGTTGTTATTATAACGCTCAAG
This genomic window contains:
- the tig gene encoding trigger factor, whose amino-acid sequence is MNIVKENVDELNAVLKVKVTPDDYRSKVDTAIKEATKKAAMPGFRPGKVPTGLVKKMYGKSILVDEINKVLNDNIHKYISENKLEILGNPMPKLESDKSIDWDNQQEFEFLFDLGLAPQIKVELSGKDKVPYYTIKVDATQVDKYVDDISKRYGKIMPQEVSEASDMLFGDLVELDANNEILPGGIFRSSSLFLERYNNNEASKPLIGLKKDDKVVVDVVKLTENIADRAAMLGVDKEVAEKITSKFQFTVKNISRLQPSELTEELFEKVYGKDQVKTVDEFRERIKDELVRLYANESERKFYTDAVEAVKNKVTVKLPDEFLKRWLVAANDKPITYEQVSAEYDRYADSLKWQLIENKIIKDNEIKVSADEATEHIRKLIREQYKRYNMKDIEESELENSVKRILANEEESKRIFEQLYGNKVMELFKTKFSLDKKDISFDDFSKL